From the genome of Aliarcobacter lanthieri:
ATATGTCTTATATGATAAATTAGTAGGTGACTTAAATAAAGATGGTTTGGAAGATATTGTCCTTATAATAAAAGGAACAGATGAAAATAATATGATAGAAGTTGATCATGTTGGAGTAGTTGATAGAAATAGAAGAGGGATTATTATTGCTTTAAATAAAAAAGATTATTATGAAGTTGTTATAAGTAATTATGATTGTTTTTCTTCTGAAAATGAAGATGGAGGAGTATATTTCCCTCCAGATTTATGTATATATATTGACAAAGGAAATTTATTTATAGATTATGGACATGGTAGATATGGTTATTGGAGCTATATATTTAGATATAAAAATTCTAATTTTGAATTAATAGGTTATGATAGTAGCAACAATAATGGACCAATTGTAAATGAGATTACAAGTGTAAATTTTTTAACTAGAAAGTTAAAATCCTTAAAAAATATAAATAAAGATGAAGATAAATATGCTGAAGAAATATTTAAAGAGAGTTGGAAAAATATTAAAAAAGAAAGGCTTAAAAAATTATCAGAAATTACAGATTTTGATAGCCTCATAGTAAATTTATATACTATTGTTGAATAAATAATATATAACTTCATAAAATTTTTATATTTTGTAAACAGTCGATGAAATAGAGTGCTTATATAGAAATAAGAACTCCTTATTGGCTCTTGTAAATAAACATTAAGACAAGCTTTGTTATTTTAGAACTCACTTTATGAAAAGGAGAACTATGAAATCAACAGTTTTAAAACCTGTTTTTATACCTGCTGTCGTCTTTATTACATTATTAGTTGTATTTACTTTTATCAATCCTAGCTTATCCAAGGATATTTTTAGTACCACCAAAAGCTTTATAGCTGATAAATTTGGTTGGCTTTATATGTTAAGTGTTGCTATTTTTACTATTTTTGCTCTTTTTTTAGCTTTTTCACCTTTTGGTAAATTTAAATTAGGTCCTGATCAATCAAAACCTTCTTATTCTGATTTCTCTTGGTTTTCTATGCTTTTTTCTGCTGGAATGGGTATTGGAATAATGTTCTGGGGAGTTGCTGAACCTATTGTTCATTATGCAAATCCACCCGTTGGGGAACAAAGTATTCAATCTGCCAAAGATGCTATGGGAATAGTATTTTTTCACTGGGGTTTAAATGCTTGGGCAATATATGCAATAGTTGGTTTGGTTCTAGCATATTTTTCATTTAGGCATGGTCTTCCTTTAACTATTCGTTCTGCACTTTATCCATTAATTGGGGATAAAATATATGGAAAAATAGGTCATAGTGTTGATACTATTGCAGTTTTAGGTACAATATTTGGTGTTGCTACAACTTTAGGATTTGGAGTTTTACAAATAAATTCTGGATTAAACTATGTTTTTGGTATAGAAGTTGGGATAAATACTCAAATTATTTTAATTGTTCTTATTTGTGCAATAGCTTTAGCTTCAGTTGTATCTGGACTTGATAGTGGAATAAAGAAATTATCAATTTTAAATGTATATTTAGCTGGATTTTTACTTTTATTTGTATTTATTGCTGGACCAACATTTTATCTTTTAAATGCGTTTGTTCAAAATATTGGAACATATTTATCTGAAGTTGTACAAAAAACTTTTAATTTATATACATATGAAGAAAAAGCATCTTGGATGAGTTCTTGGACACTTTTTTATTGGGCTTGGTGGATATCTTGGGCGCCATTTGTAGGAATGTTTATAGCTAGAGTTTCAAGAGGAAGAACAATAAGAGAGTTTATTGTAGGAGTTTTATTTTTACCAGCTGGATTTACTTTTTTATGGATGACTGTTTTTGGAAATAGTGCTTTATATTCTATTTTAAATGAAGGATATAGTACTTTAGTAACAGCTGTTTCAAGTGATGTTTCTATAGCACTTTTTAAATTCTTAGAGCATTATCCTTTCTCAACGATAACATCAATTTTTGCAATAGTTTTAGTAGCAATATTTTTTGTTACATCTTCAGATAGTGGGTCACTTGTAGTTGATACAATATCTAGTGGAGGAAAAATAAATAATCCAGTTTGGCAAAGAGTATTTTGGGCAATTTCACAAGGAGTTGTAGCTATTGCTATGCTTGTTGCTGGTGGGCTTGAAGCTTTACAATCAGCTGCTATTGTAGTTGCTTTACCTTTTGCTTTAGTAATGCTAATTGCTTGTTGGGGAGTTTATAAAGCATTGCATTTAGAACTTATTAGGAGTGAAAGCTTAAAACATCATATGAATGCTGGAAGGCATGGAAAAATAAGTGGAACATGGAGTTCAAGGCTTAGTAGAATTATAGAATTCCCAAAGGTTTCTGAAACAAGAAGATTTATAAATGAAGATGTAATAGAAGCTATGAATACAGTTGAAACAGAACTAGAAAAACACTCTTGGATAGTTGAAGTTTCAAATGATAAAGAAAAAGCTATTTCAAGATTAAGAGTTGAACACTCAAATGACTTTGATTTTATATATGAAGTTCGAGCAAGAAATTATGATACTCCTAGTTATGCTTATCCAGAAAGTGTAAATCCTACAAAAGAACAGAAAAAATATGCAAGAGCAGAAGTATTCTTACAAGATGGAAATAAGGCTTATGATATTTATGGATATGATGTAGATGCTATAATTACAGATATTATAGATCAATTTGAAAAACATAGACACTTTTTAAATAACACTTCAAGTTTAAATCCTGTTGTGCCTGTGGATTAAAAGAGAGTTAACTCTCTTTTAAATATCTATTCCAAAGTAGTGTTTTACTAAATATCCAATCAAAAATGAGATAATAGCAACACCAAAAGTAATTGCTGACATTTGTAAAACTCTTTTTGTAAAACTCAAATCTTTTGCAACACTTATATAAAAGTTGTATAAAACTATTGCTAAAAAAGCACAAATAAACATTAAAATAATTGATTCCATAATTGAGTCAAATATAAAAAATGGTGCTACTAAAATAGCTGTTGTCAAAATATATGAAACACCAGTATAAAGTGAATAAGTCAAAGGTTTTATAAGTTCATTTGGATTTTCTTTTGCTTCAAGATATGCTGATCCTGCCATCGATAAAGAAGCTGCTATACCCATAATAAGTCCAGTAAGTCCAACAACAATACTTCTATCAAAAGCAAGTGCTATACCACTTAATGTTCCTGTTAATTCAACTAAAGCATCATTCATTCCTAAAACTATTGCTCCTGCATAAACAAGTTTTTTATCATGTAACATATCAATGAGTGCAAATTCATGTTCTGTTTCTTGTTGATAAATTATTTTTGATTCAGGATATATTTCAAAAAGTTCTTTGTAAAATTCTTCTGCTCCGGCTTCTCTTTTTTCTAAAAATTTTAGAGTAAATGAAGTTCCAAGTATTTTTACTAAAAATATATAAAATAAAATAATCAAAGATTGAGGTTTTAATTGTCTTTTTGTGATATTTACCCAGAAATCATAGTGAGTTTTTTCTTCTTTTGCTATTTTTTCAAATACCTTTTTGTTTTTTTCATCTTTTTGCTGAAGAGCTAAAGCTTTGTATATTGTATAGTCATTTATCTCATTTTGTTGTTGTCGTAATGCTTTTTTTAACTTGACTTTATCTGATAAAATATCCATAATATTTCCTTTTAAGTTTGGTTTTAAATTTTACTACAAAAAATCTTTACTTATAACTTTAAAAGATACTTTATTGTTTCAAAAGATGGAATTGTTTTATGAATGTATAGTAATTAAAAATTATATATTATAAAGTAAAATTAAAATAAGAGTTATATTGTTTTTTAAGATATAAAGAGAGAAGCTTCTCTTTATATATCTGTATTAAAACTCCATTTTCATAGAAAAAGCAACTGCTCTTGGGTCACCAATCATATTATTTCTTGTCCAATAAACTTTATCAGTTAAATTTTGTACATTTAGATTAAATGTTGTTGGATATTTATCTAACTTTGTTTTATATCTAAATCCAGCATCATATAAAGTATAACTTGGAATTACATCTATATTTGTTCTATCTCCATAGCTCTTACCTGTATAATATGCTCCAGCAGATATTGATAAACCTTTTATTTGAGATATATTATATTCTGCATATAATTTTGCCATTTTAGAAGCTGAATTGATTGGTTTTTTACCTTCTAATGATTTATCATCAACTTTTTCTAAACTTAAATCCATTAAAGTTCCACCTGCAATAATTGTCAAATCATTTGTAATTTTTCCAGTTACTCCAAGTTCAATTCCTTGATGTATTTCTTCTCCATCTTGAGTTAAAGTTAATTTTGGAGTTGTATCTTTTTCATATTCATTTGCTCTTTCTATTCGAAATATTGAACCATTTAGTAGAATATTTTCATTTAATTTATATTTTGCTCCAATCTCATATTGTTTACTTTTATATGGATTTAAAATTTCACCTTCATTTTTGTAATAACTTCCAACAATTGTTCCCTCTTCTAAACTCTCTATATATGTAGCATAAGTTGTTAAATTTTCAAAAGGTTTATAAATTAAAGATAAAGTTGGAGTCAATTTTGACTCATCATATTTTTTATTATTAGAATAAGTCTTACTTATAACTGTTGCATAATTTCCTCCAACCAAAGCACTCCATTGCTCATTAAAAGTTATATCATCTCCAATTAAAATATTTTTATATTCAGATTTAGTAGAAGGTTTTAATGATTTTGTTCCTATTGTACCAAAAGTACTCCAATCAGGCTCTGATAAATTTTTCATATTATTTAAAGAGATATTTCCATCAAATCTATAAAAAAATCCTTCATCTTCTCTTTTTAGATGTTTTCTTGTATTCATAGAATAACCTAAAGTTAAATTATGATTTATATTTAAAGTATCAAAATTTGAATCTAAATATATATTTCCTCCATAATTTTCTGTTTCTTGCCAAGCTCCTTTCCAAATATAAGTATCCCAACTCGATAGGCTAGATATAACAGTTTTATCTACAATACTAGCATTAATATCACTTCCTCTTGATTTTGTTTTTTCATACATTAAATTAGTTCTTAAAGTAAAAGTATCATTAATATTCCATTTTGTATTATTTTCTACTTTATTTAATTTTAATTCATCTTGTATCCAATCAGGACTAAAACTTTTATTTTTATCTATAGCTTTACGGTCTGATACACTTCTAAAATAAAAATTTCCACCTTTTTCTAAAGAATTTTTATAAGAATATTTTATATCAGTATAAAAATTATCTGTTGGTTTCCAATCAAATACTAAGCTAATTGCTTTTTGTTCAGTATCAGTTTTAGAAGGTAGTTTTCCATTTTGATATAAAGCATTTACTCTATATCCAAAAGTATTATTTTCATCAAATTGTCCACCTAAATCTAAGTGAGTATAGTATGATTCATTTCCATAACTTCCAATAGTAATATTTCTTAAATCTTCTGTTGTTGGCTTTTTAGTTATATAGTTTATTGCTCCTCCTACTCTTCCTCCACCATATAAGAACCCAGTTGCACCATTTATAATTTCTACTCTTTCTATATCTTGCATCATTGGTACACTTGCCCATTTAGTTGCATATGAAATACCATTAATAATTGGATTATTTACTTCAAATCCACGAATAGTTACCCATTGTGCATCTCCTAATCCAGTAAGAGATTGTCCTGTTTCTTGAGTAGTTGGATTCATTTTAAATATTTGATTCATATCTTTTGCTTGAACATTTTCTATAAGTTCTTGAGGTATTACACTCATAGAGTAAGGTGTATCTTGTAAACTTCTTTTACCCCAAAGCCCAACACCTGTTATATTATCAGTTAAATATCCAGCTTCAGCACTTCCACTTTTAAAAGAATTTCCAGAAACTGAAACTTCATCTAGTATATAAGTTCCATTTATTACTTTTACAGAAGATAATTTTTTTATAACTATAGTGTTATTTTGTATAGTTGCTTCTATGTCTGTGCCTTCAAATATT
Proteins encoded in this window:
- a CDS encoding BCCT family transporter yields the protein MKSTVLKPVFIPAVVFITLLVVFTFINPSLSKDIFSTTKSFIADKFGWLYMLSVAIFTIFALFLAFSPFGKFKLGPDQSKPSYSDFSWFSMLFSAGMGIGIMFWGVAEPIVHYANPPVGEQSIQSAKDAMGIVFFHWGLNAWAIYAIVGLVLAYFSFRHGLPLTIRSALYPLIGDKIYGKIGHSVDTIAVLGTIFGVATTLGFGVLQINSGLNYVFGIEVGINTQIILIVLICAIALASVVSGLDSGIKKLSILNVYLAGFLLLFVFIAGPTFYLLNAFVQNIGTYLSEVVQKTFNLYTYEEKASWMSSWTLFYWAWWISWAPFVGMFIARVSRGRTIREFIVGVLFLPAGFTFLWMTVFGNSALYSILNEGYSTLVTAVSSDVSIALFKFLEHYPFSTITSIFAIVLVAIFFVTSSDSGSLVVDTISSGGKINNPVWQRVFWAISQGVVAIAMLVAGGLEALQSAAIVVALPFALVMLIACWGVYKALHLELIRSESLKHHMNAGRHGKISGTWSSRLSRIIEFPKVSETRRFINEDVIEAMNTVETELEKHSWIVEVSNDKEKAISRLRVEHSNDFDFIYEVRARNYDTPSYAYPESVNPTKEQKKYARAEVFLQDGNKAYDIYGYDVDAIITDIIDQFEKHRHFLNNTSSLNPVVPVD
- a CDS encoding VIT1/CCC1 transporter family protein, whose amino-acid sequence is MDILSDKVKLKKALRQQQNEINDYTIYKALALQQKDEKNKKVFEKIAKEEKTHYDFWVNITKRQLKPQSLIILFYIFLVKILGTSFTLKFLEKREAGAEEFYKELFEIYPESKIIYQQETEHEFALIDMLHDKKLVYAGAIVLGMNDALVELTGTLSGIALAFDRSIVVGLTGLIMGIAASLSMAGSAYLEAKENPNELIKPLTYSLYTGVSYILTTAILVAPFFIFDSIMESIILMFICAFLAIVLYNFYISVAKDLSFTKRVLQMSAITFGVAIISFLIGYLVKHYFGIDI
- a CDS encoding TonB-dependent siderophore receptor produces the protein MRLLKKSLIAPSLALLLATNLYSASFTVNTNDAVKAIEKISEISKVPFIVDKNILKGITTNTIENIDNLEEALRLIFEGTDIEATIQNNTIVIKKLSSVKVINGTYILDEVSVSGNSFKSGSAEAGYLTDNITGVGLWGKRSLQDTPYSMSVIPQELIENVQAKDMNQIFKMNPTTQETGQSLTGLGDAQWVTIRGFEVNNPIINGISYATKWASVPMMQDIERVEIINGATGFLYGGGRVGGAINYITKKPTTEDLRNITIGSYGNESYYTHLDLGGQFDENNTFGYRVNALYQNGKLPSKTDTEQKAISLVFDWKPTDNFYTDIKYSYKNSLEKGGNFYFRSVSDRKAIDKNKSFSPDWIQDELKLNKVENNTKWNINDTFTLRTNLMYEKTKSRGSDINASIVDKTVISSLSSWDTYIWKGAWQETENYGGNIYLDSNFDTLNINHNLTLGYSMNTRKHLKREDEGFFYRFDGNISLNNMKNLSEPDWSTFGTIGTKSLKPSTKSEYKNILIGDDITFNEQWSALVGGNYATVISKTYSNNKKYDESKLTPTLSLIYKPFENLTTYATYIESLEEGTIVGSYYKNEGEILNPYKSKQYEIGAKYKLNENILLNGSIFRIERANEYEKDTTPKLTLTQDGEEIHQGIELGVTGKITNDLTIIAGGTLMDLSLEKVDDKSLEGKKPINSASKMAKLYAEYNISQIKGLSISAGAYYTGKSYGDRTNIDVIPSYTLYDAGFRYKTKLDKYPTTFNLNVQNLTDKVYWTRNNMIGDPRAVAFSMKMEF